From Alosa sapidissima isolate fAloSap1 chromosome 7, fAloSap1.pri, whole genome shotgun sequence, the proteins below share one genomic window:
- the prickle2a gene encoding prickle-like protein 2: protein MSLDMEKAVTKLMYDFQRNSTSDDDSGCALEEYAWVPPGLSPEQVHQYYSFLPEDKVPYVNSIGEKHRIKQLLHQLPPHDNEVRYCNTLDEEEKRELKIFSNQRKRDNLGRGNVRPLPLTITGAVCEQCRGQVNGGDIAVFAARVGHGMCWHPHCFVCSACDELLVDLIYFHQDGKIYCGRHHAERLKPRCSACDEIIFSDECTEAEGRHWHMKHFCCYECSAPLGGQRYIMKDARPHCCNCFQSLYAEYCDACGEHIGIDQGQMTYDGQHWHATEECFCCARCKQSLLGRPFLPKQGQIFCSRSCSAGEEPDESDSADSAFQSARSRQSRRSARIGRHGSSGAKAKAKAKPEGRQMSSASNPDRLSADMDPLSTQMDLLSVASPTASRTPSRTPSRTPSRTPSRTPSLNREQAVWMSRDEPAAYQYEAPQRDPSPAPPNPHQHQHQHQHQLQHQHQHQLLGQCNPRPPYVSSQSQQGPAPAHSGGGGGGGGGGGVGGGHPDAWPKEPQAGPPGVNPKKPPVMAALRGHSFNENWMHHSQDTEFRAPKLKTQMSFNEASSHGVGRGVGGVGGVGAFSDKRSVSVHGFPREVRPPLLRSRTPINEMMTPPEQTPHGSTDSLSLSYATGNSLDGTTKRQEHLSRFSMPDLSKDSGMNVSEKSNMGTLNSSMQFRSTESLTSAPRPFFDLGMPVRLKYPPMQYWDPPRGLGFQEKVKGHPGLAVSMGNMHVTPVMERRAPPGRPGRLGEQELRGGGGGGGGGGSRQRHHRTGGRHRHHHQGHGQHGHHHHHHHHHHGGHRQSRRSRSDNALHLAAQGPGASGTAGSGGSAGYHGDLGPAHFFHDFHERFPPRELFGGGGGGGGVGGGNLGAYRQHFYPRPCPRTTSDLTLQNPGGSGPQGRGGGPYLNGYGEEDGEGDEEYFCSTCSSSTEESADEGYFLGEPIPRPVQLRYLDNEELRHRYSPTALGGRGQLHTRRRRKSKNCSIS from the exons ATGTCGCTGGACATGGAGAAGGCCGTCACAAAGCTCATGTACGACTTCCAGCGGAACTCCACCTCTGACGACGACTCAGGCTGTGCACTGGAGGAATACGCGTGGGTACCGCCGGGTTTGAGTCCCGAGCAG GTACATCAGTATTACAGCTTCCTGCCCGAGGACAAGGTGCCGTACGTGAACAGCATCGGGGAGAAGCATCGCATCAAGCAGCTCCTGCATCAGCTCCCGCCTCACGACAACGAG GTGCGCTACTGTAACACGCTGgacgaggaggagaagagggagctGAAGATCTTCAGCAACCAGCGCAAGCGGGACAACCTGGGGCGCGGCAATGTGCGTCCACTCCCCCTCACCATCACCGGCGCCGTGTGTGAGCAG TGCCGAGGGCAGGTCAATGGCGGGGACATCGCGGTGTTTGCGGCGCGCGTGGGCCACGGCATGTGCTGGCACCCTCACTGCTTCGTGTGCTCGGCGTGCGACGAGCTGCTGGTGGATCTCATCTACTTCCACCAGGACGGCAAGATCTACTGCGGCCGCCACCACGCCGAGAGGCTCAAGCCTCGCTGCTCCGCCTGCGACGAG atcatCTTTTCGGACGAGTGCACGGAGGCGGAGGGCCGCCACTGGCACATGAAGCACTTCTGCTGCTACGAGTGCTCGGCCCCGCTGGGCGGCCAGCGCTACATCATGAAGGACGCTCGGCCCCACTGCTGCAACTGCTTCCAGTCGCTCTACGCCGAGTACTGCGACGCCTGTGGAGAGCACATAG GCATTGACCAGGGCCAGATGACGTACGACGGTCAGCACTGGCACGCAACCGAGGAGTGCTTCTGTTGCGCCCGCTGCAAGCAGTCACTCCTGGGCCGCCCATTCCTGCCCAAGCAGGGCCAGATTTTCTGCTCACGCTCGTGCAGCGCGGGCGAGGAGCCCGACGAGTCCGACTCGGCCGACTCGGCCTTCCAGAGCGCCCGCTCGCGCCAGTCCCGCCGCAGTGCGCGCATCGGCCGCCACGGCAGCAGCGGCGCCAAGGCCAAGGCCAAGGCGAAGCCCGAGGGCCGGCAGATGTCGTCTGCCAGCAACCCAGACCGCCTGTCGGCCGACATGGACCCGTTGTCGACGCAGATGGACCTGCTGAGCGTGGCCAGCCCCACGGCGAGCCGCACCCCGAGCAGGACCCCCAGCCGCACGCCAAGCCGCACGCCGAGCCGCACGCCCAGCCTGAACCGCGAGCAGGCCGTGTGGATGAGCCGCGACGAGCCGGCCGCCTACCAGTACGAGGCGCCCCAGAGAGACCCGTCTCCAGCTCCACCCAACCCGcaccaacaccagcaccaacaccaacaccagctccagcaccagcaccagcaccagctgcTGGGCCAGTGCAACCCGCGGCCGCCCTACGTCTCCAGCCAGAGCCAGCAGGGCCCGGCGCCGGCCCACTCGGGTggaggcggtggtggtggtggtggtggtggggtcggCGGGGGTCATCCCGACGCTTGGCCCAAGGAGCCGCAGGCGGGGCCCCCGGGGGTCAACCCCAAGAAGCCGCCCGTCATGGCGGCTCTGCGGGGCCACTCGTTCAACGAGAACTGGATGCACCACAGCCAGGACACGGAGTTCCGCGCGCCCAAGCTCAAGACGCAGATGAGCTTCAACGAGGCGTCCAGCCACGGAGTGGGCAGGGGCGTCGGGGGCGTCGGGGGCGTCGGGGCCTTCTCGGATAAGCGCAGCGTGAGCGTGCATGGCTTCCCCCGTGAGGTACGGCCCCCGCTGCTGCGCAGTCGCACGCCCATCAACGAGATGATGACCCCACCCGAGCAGACGCCCCACGGCTCTACAGACTCCCTCTCACTGTCCTAcgccacag GCAATTCTTTGGACGGCACCACCAAGCGCCAGGAGCATCTCTCTCGCTTCTCCATGCCGGACCTGAGCAAAGACTCGGGCATGAACGTGTCGGAGAAGAGCAACATGGGAACGCTGAACTCCTCCATGCAGTTCCGGAGCACCGAGTCGCTGACCTCAGCTCCACGGCCCTTCTTTGACCTGGGCATGCCCGTGCGCCTCAAGTACCCGCCCATGCAGTACTGGGACCCGCCGCGCGGCCTGGGCTTCCAGgagaaggtcaaaggtcacccgGGGCTGGCGGTCAGCATGGGGAACATGCACGTGACCCCGGTGATGGAGCGGCGGGCCCCGCCCGGGCGTCCTGGCCGGCTCGGCGAGCAAGAGCTacgaggagggggaggagggggaggaggaggaggctcaCGCCAGCGCCACCACCGCACCGGGGGGCGCCACCGGCACCACCACCAAGGCCACGGCCAGCAcgggcaccaccaccaccatcaccaccaccaccacggcgGGCACCGCCAGTCGCGGCGCTCCCGCTCCGACAACGCCCTGCACCTGGCCGCCCAGGGCCCGGGCGCCAGCGGCACCGCCGGCAGCGGAGGCAGCGCCGGTTACCACGGCGACCTGGGCCCGGCGCACTTCTTTCACGACTTCCACGAGCGCTTCCCCCCGCGCGAGCtcttcggtggtggtggtggtggtggcggcgttGGCGGGGGGAACCTCGGCGCATACCGCCAACACTTCTACCCACGGCCGTGCCCGCGGACGACATCTGACCTCACCCTACAGAACCCCGGTGGGTCGGGGCCGCAGGGGCGCGGAGGCGGCCCTTACTTGAACGGCTATGGCGAGGAGGACGGGGAGGGCGACGAGGAGTACTTCTGCTCCACCTGCTCCTCGTCCACGGAGGAGTCTGCCGACGAAGGCTACTTCCTGGGCGAGCCTATCCCTCGTCCAGTGCAGCTGCGTTACCTAGACAACGAGGAGCTGCGGCACAGGTACAGCCCCACGGCTTTGGGAGGCCGTGGACAGCTGCACACGCGCCGGCGCAGGAAGAGCAAGAACTGCAGCATCTCATAG